GTGCAGCGCCGTGAGCGCCGCCAGGCCGAGGCCGCCGTAGAACCACGGGCTCAAGCGGGCGTTCCAGCCGACCAGTGCCAGCGTGGCCAGGGCGCTTGCCTGCAGCACGCCGATGATCAGGCGGTCGTCCTCGCCGAACAGGATGGCAGTCGATTTGATGCCCACCTTGATGTCGTCGGCGCGGTCCGCCATGGCGTAGAAGGTGTCGTAGGCAACGGTCCAGAACACGTTGGCGATCAGCAGCAGCCAGGCGATGGGCGGCACCTTGTCCTGTACCGCGGCGTAGGCCATCGGGATGCCCCAGCCGAAGGCCAGGCCCAGATAGATCTGCGGCAGGTGCGTCAGGCGCTTGCCGAGTGGATAGGTCACGGCCAGCAGGGCACCGATCACGGCCAGTTCCTGGGTGCGCCGGTTCAGGGTGAGCACCAGCGCCAGCGAGGCCGTCAGCAGCAGCACGCAGATCACCAGCGCCTCGACGGGCCGGATGGCGCCGCGCGCCAGCGGGCGGTGGCGCGTGCGTTCCACATGGCGGTCGACATCGCGGT
This Immundisolibacter cernigliae DNA region includes the following protein-coding sequences:
- the ubiA gene encoding 4-hydroxybenzoate octaprenyltransferase, with the protein product MTAWRWLAARLQAYAELTRLHRPIGSLLLLWPTWWALWLASNGLPDPKILAVFTAGVLTMRSAGCAINDYLDRDVDRHVERTRHRPLARGAIRPVEALVICVLLLTASLALVLTLNRRTQELAVIGALLAVTYPLGKRLTHLPQIYLGLAFGWGIPMAYAAVQDKVPPIAWLLLIANVFWTVAYDTFYAMADRADDIKVGIKSTAILFGEDDRLIIGVLQASALATLALVGWNARLSPWFYGGLGLAALTALHHQYLARRREPAACFRAFVANNWFGAAVFAGIAAHYGMNP